One window from the genome of Pungitius pungitius chromosome 14, fPunPun2.1, whole genome shotgun sequence encodes:
- the rtn1a gene encoding reticulon-1a isoform X2: MQATADVTKKECSWSGWKGQAIDLLYWRNVKQSGAVFSSVLLLLFSLTQFSVVSVGAYLALAALSASISFRIYKSVLQAVQKTDEGHPFKAYLEVEIALSQDQISKYADKILLYTNTCMKELRRLFLVQDLIDSLKFAVLMWLLTYVGALFNGLTLLILAVVSMFSMPVVYEKHQAQIDQYVGLIRTHVNSVVGKIQAKIPGAKRKEE, encoded by the exons CCATCGACCTGCTCTACTGGAGGAACGTGAAGCAGTCCGGGGCCGTGTTCAGCAGcgtgctcctgctcctcttctcgCTGACCCAGTTCAGCGTGGTCAGCGTCGGCGCCTACTTGGCCCTGGCGGCCCTCTCGGCCAGCATCAGCTTCCGGATCTACAAGTCTGTGCTGCAGGCTGTGCAGAAGACCGACGAGGGACACCCTTTCAA GGCCTACTTGGAGGTGGAGATCGCTCTGTCCCAGGACCAGATCAGTAAATATGCCGACAAAATCCTGCTCTACACCAACACCTGTATGAAGGAGCTCCGCAGGCTGTTCCTCGTACAAGACCTGATCGACTCCTTGAAG TTCGCCGTGTTGATGTGGCTGCTGACCTACGTGGGCGCCCTCTTCAACGGCCTGACACTGCTCATCCTAG CCGTGGTGTCCATGTTCAGCATGCCCGTGGTCTACGAGAAACATCAG gcACAGATCGATCAGTACGTGGGACTAATACGGACCCATGTCAACTCTGTGGTGGGAAA GATCCAGGCAAAGATCCCCGGGgcgaagaggaaggaggagtag
- the rtn1a gene encoding reticulon-1a isoform X3, which yields MGPAAIDLLYWRNVKQSGAVFSSVLLLLFSLTQFSVVSVGAYLALAALSASISFRIYKSVLQAVQKTDEGHPFKAYLEVEIALSQDQISKYADKILLYTNTCMKELRRLFLVQDLIDSLKFAVLMWLLTYVGALFNGLTLLILAVVSMFSMPVVYEKHQAQIDQYVGLIRTHVNSVVGKIQAKIPGAKRKEE from the exons ATGGGACCCGCAG CCATCGACCTGCTCTACTGGAGGAACGTGAAGCAGTCCGGGGCCGTGTTCAGCAGcgtgctcctgctcctcttctcgCTGACCCAGTTCAGCGTGGTCAGCGTCGGCGCCTACTTGGCCCTGGCGGCCCTCTCGGCCAGCATCAGCTTCCGGATCTACAAGTCTGTGCTGCAGGCTGTGCAGAAGACCGACGAGGGACACCCTTTCAA GGCCTACTTGGAGGTGGAGATCGCTCTGTCCCAGGACCAGATCAGTAAATATGCCGACAAAATCCTGCTCTACACCAACACCTGTATGAAGGAGCTCCGCAGGCTGTTCCTCGTACAAGACCTGATCGACTCCTTGAAG TTCGCCGTGTTGATGTGGCTGCTGACCTACGTGGGCGCCCTCTTCAACGGCCTGACACTGCTCATCCTAG CCGTGGTGTCCATGTTCAGCATGCCCGTGGTCTACGAGAAACATCAG gcACAGATCGATCAGTACGTGGGACTAATACGGACCCATGTCAACTCTGTGGTGGGAAA GATCCAGGCAAAGATCCCCGGGgcgaagaggaaggaggagtag
- the rtn1a gene encoding reticulon-1a isoform X4, producing the protein MCAIDLLYWRNVKQSGAVFSSVLLLLFSLTQFSVVSVGAYLALAALSASISFRIYKSVLQAVQKTDEGHPFKAYLEVEIALSQDQISKYADKILLYTNTCMKELRRLFLVQDLIDSLKFAVLMWLLTYVGALFNGLTLLILAVVSMFSMPVVYEKHQAQIDQYVGLIRTHVNSVVGKIQAKIPGAKRKEE; encoded by the exons atgtgtg CCATCGACCTGCTCTACTGGAGGAACGTGAAGCAGTCCGGGGCCGTGTTCAGCAGcgtgctcctgctcctcttctcgCTGACCCAGTTCAGCGTGGTCAGCGTCGGCGCCTACTTGGCCCTGGCGGCCCTCTCGGCCAGCATCAGCTTCCGGATCTACAAGTCTGTGCTGCAGGCTGTGCAGAAGACCGACGAGGGACACCCTTTCAA GGCCTACTTGGAGGTGGAGATCGCTCTGTCCCAGGACCAGATCAGTAAATATGCCGACAAAATCCTGCTCTACACCAACACCTGTATGAAGGAGCTCCGCAGGCTGTTCCTCGTACAAGACCTGATCGACTCCTTGAAG TTCGCCGTGTTGATGTGGCTGCTGACCTACGTGGGCGCCCTCTTCAACGGCCTGACACTGCTCATCCTAG CCGTGGTGTCCATGTTCAGCATGCCCGTGGTCTACGAGAAACATCAG gcACAGATCGATCAGTACGTGGGACTAATACGGACCCATGTCAACTCTGTGGTGGGAAA GATCCAGGCAAAGATCCCCGGGgcgaagaggaaggaggagtag